A region of the Fodinicurvata sediminis DSM 21159 genome:
CGTTGCCCGGGAGACCGAACTCCGGCATCGGGGCGTCTACCGGCTGTCGCCCGATGGCGTACTTACACTGTTGGTGGACGATTTTGCTCAGCCGAATGGTCTGTGCTTCTCGACCGATGAAGACCTTCTCTTCGTGAACGATACGGAACAAGGCCATGTGCGTGTCTTTGACGTGCACGATGATGGGTCGCTGGGGCTGGGCAGAGTATTCGCCGAGCCAGTTGGTACAGGCCAGGGGGCGCCGGATGGCATGAAGCTGGACCGCGATGGCAACCTTTACACAACCGGACCGGGAGGCGTGCACGTGTTTGATGCCGAGGGTGCAATTCTCGGCGTTATCCAGGTTCCGGAGGTGTGCGCCAACTTCACCTGGGGGGGGCAGGACCTGGACATCATGTTCCTGGCGGCCTCGACATCCCTTTATACCATAAAAGTAGAGATACCGGGAAAACCGGCGTTCTAACCATAAACTCATCAGGGAGGATGAGCCATGAGCATGAAATCTAAACTGTCCTTACTTGGCATGACGGCCATCGCGCTCGTCATGGCAACCGGTGCACAAGCACAGGAAGGAGAGCCAATTCGGATCGGTGCCGCTTACCCCTTGACCGGGCCAGCTGCAACGAATGGCGTTCTGGCCGCCCTTGGCCACGAAATGATTATCGACAAGATAAACGCGGAAGGTGGCATTCTCGGCCGGCCAGTGGAATCCTTTACACGCGATTCCAAGGGAACTCCGGCTGACGCAACCAGTGCAGCGCGTGATCTCATCACCCTCGACAATGCCGACTTCATTGTGGGTGGCTTCACTTCGGGTGAGGGACTGGCGATTTCGGAAGTCGCGCTACAAGAGGAAGTCATATACATAGCCGCTAGTCCAAAGACAATCCAAATGTCTGAGGATAACTTCCACAAATACATGTTCCGGACAGCAGCCAACACCAACACGGAAGGCGGATCCGCGGCGATCATTATGAATGATCTGGGCGTGAAGCGGATCTGCACGATGCTTCTTGATTATTCCTACGGTCACGACCTTCTGAAGGGCTTCAAGGCGCACCTTGAAGAACTTGATCCAGAAGCGGAGATTGTCACAGAAGTATGGCCGGCGCTAGACGTTTCGGATTACACGCCATACATCACCGAAGTGATGAACTCAGATTGTACAGGTGTGTTCTCCGGCATCTGGGGTGGGCTCTTCGTTCCCTTCGCCAAGCAAGCAGCCTCCTTTGGTCTTTTCGACCAGAAGGAACATTTTGTTGCCGCGGGTGAACCCGGCTCTCAGGAAATTATTGAAGAGCTGGGTGACGATATGCCAACCGGCATCTGGGCCAACTCCTACGAGGTTTGGTACTATCCGGACACCGAGGCTCACAACGAGTATTTGGAAGAGCTTCGGCAGCGGCTGGATACCCCCTATCCCCCCTCTTGGCCGATCACCGGCTATATGGCTGTGCAGGCGCTGGCTGCAGGCATCGAGGCAGCGGGCAACACCGATACGGACGCCGTGATTGATGCACTTGAGGGCCTGACATACGAGTCTGCAATCGGTCCGCAAACCATCCGGGAAAGCGACCACCAAGCCAATCGTGGCCAATACTGGGGACAGATTGCTGAAAGCGACGAATACGACTTCAAGGTCCTCGACCCGGTTCGCTACATCGAAGCCGACGACATCATGGATTAAGCTCCAGTAGAGCGTTCACCCCGCAGCAGCCAATGGCTGCTGCGGGTCTCTATTCATCTCACCTTTTGGTCCCTGCACCATGATGTATGCCACGATCCAGTTTCTGAACGGCCTTTCCTATGGGCTCAGCCTCTTCCTGGTGGCCGCTGGGCTCAGCATCATATTCGGCGTACTGAGGGTGCTAAATTTCGGCCATGGGACGTTCTACATGCTGGGCGGCTATATCGCCTATGAAGCGGTGTCGCATATTGGCTTGTCGGATGGCGGCTTCTGGATCGCGGTCGCCCTCAGCGGCCTGGTCCTAGCTGTTCTCGCGGCCATTATAGAACGCTTGATGTTGCGAAATCTTTACGGGCGAGAGGAAGTATACCAACTCCTATTCACCTTCGCACTGGTTTTACTGCTCAGCGATGTTATTCGCGGCCTTTGGGGTACGCAAGTTCTCTCCATTTCATTCCCACCGGGGCTCCGCGGAGCGCAGGACCTGGGCCTCGCGTACTATCCGCGCTACAGACTGTTCCTGTGCCTGGTCGGAATCGTGGTGGCGATCGGGATCTGGTTTGTGTTCCAGCGAACCCGCTGGGGTCGTATTATCCGAGCTGCGACGCAGGACAGGGAGATCTTGGGGGCGCTCGGCATCAATGTGCCGCTGGTCTATCTTGTCGTTTTTTCCGCAGGCGCCGCACTCGCCGGAATAGGTGGCGCGCTCGCAGCACCTGCTCTCGCGCTAAAGCCGGGAATGGATGCCGAGATTATAGTGGAGTGCTTTATCGTAGTGATTATTGGAGGTCTTGGAAGCCTTTGGGGCGCATTTATAGGAGCGATACTTATAGGACAGCTTCGTTCAATCGGCTTATATTTCGTACCCGAGTGGGAAATAGTCCTGGTTTATCTTCTCATGGTTGCGATTCTAGTATTCAGGCCCTGGGGCCTACTTGGCAAGCGTGAAGGTGAATAAGATGCCGCGCTCTCGTCTCTTGCTCGGCGCCGGGATTGTCGGGCTTCTCGCACTTCTGCCCCTGAGTGGCAGCACATACCTGATGTACCTCTCCACCCAGGTGCTTATCTTCGCTTTGTTCGCAACCAGTTTGAACATTCTGATCGGCTACGCGGGCTTGGTCTCTTTCGGCCATGCCGCCTTTTTCGCGATTGGCGGCTACGGCTGCGCAATCCTGTTGCGCACCTACGAGATCCCGTTGCTTCTAGCCATGCCCGCGGCCCTGGTGATGACCGCAGTTTTGTCCGCCCTGATCGGCTCGCTGTGCGTTCGCCTCACGTCTTACTACTTTTCAATGCTTACCCTGGCTTTTGGACAGCTCGTTTGGGCGGTTGTTTTCAAGTGGCGAAGCATGACGGGGGGCGACGATGGGATATTGCGGGTCATTTCCCCCTCCTGGATCGATACACCTGCATCCTTCTTCATCTTTACGCTCCTGATGGTCACCCTTGCTATGCTGGCGCTTTGGATTGTGGCACATTCACCCTTGGGGCGTACGCTTATGGCCATCAGGGAGAATCAGGTCCGGGCCGGCTTTCTCGGCGTTCACACTCGGCGCGTTCAATTGGTCGCTTTTACCATCGCGGGAACGTTTGCCGGCCTCGCGGGGGCGCTCTTTGCTCTCTTCAATCGGTCAATCTTTCCCGATTCAGCCTGGTGGCTGCAATCGGCTGAGGTACTGATCATGGTCGTACTTGGCGGCATGAACAGTTTCTTTGGCCCGATGGTTGGCGCCTTGACACTGATTGTTCTCAGCCGCTTCACACTCGAGGTCACCGCCTATTGGCCGGGGCTTTTGGCGATCATTCTTCTCGCTACCTTGTTCTTCTTCCCCAATGGGATTGCTGGCCTACTGAAGGCCAAAGGAAAGCGTTGATGCTGGAAATTAAGGGGCTGACCAAGACCTTTTCCGGATTCACGGCGGTAGACAATGTATCCCTGACCGTCAAGATGGGCGATATTCACGGCGTTATCGGCCCAAACGGGGCAGGAAAATCCACTCTGTTCAATCTGATTACGGGTCATCTCATTGCCGATACAGGGGAAGTTAGGCTTTACGACGAAAGGCTCACAGGTTTGGCGCCTCATGATGTGGTCAGACGAGGCTTGGGGCGTTCCTTTCAACGCATCAGCGTCTTTCCACGCATGACAGTCTGGGAAAACGTGCAGATCGCTTTGGTTGCGAAGGATCAGCAGGAATTCTGCTTCTGGAAGCTCCTGGTCAGTCAGAATGAGCGAATTGCCCGGCTTCTTGAAACCGTCAGACTGGAGGATGAAGCACAGGTTGTGGCTGGAGAGCTTTCCTATGGAAGACAGAAGCAGTTGGAGCTTGCGCTGGCTCTTGCCGGAGAGCCTCATGTCCTGCTGCTGGACGAGCCGACAGCAGGAATGTCTCCACGCGAGACTGAGGACAGCATCCTTCTCATAACCAGAATCGTGAAGGACCGCGGTGTGACCCTGCTTTTTACCGAGCACGATATGAACATGGTGTTCGGTATCGCTAACCGTATCACAGTGCTACATCACGGCGCGGTCATCGCTTCGGATTCCCCCGATGCTGTTCGAGAGAACAGCTCAGTCCAGGAGGTCTATCTTGGCAGACCCACCCATTGATCTCAGTGTCGAGTCGATCTCCACTTTCTATGGTCTCAGCCAAATCCTGTTCGATGTATCTTTCACCCTCGGGCGTGGAGAGGTGCTTGCGCTTGTGGGTCGCAATGGCGTTGGTAAATCTACTACGATGCGCTCCATCGCCGGCCTTACTCCCCCAAAGAAAGGACGAATCAAATGGCGAGGCCAGGACATCACGGGCCTCGCAAGTCACCGGGTTTGTCGCTCCGGGATTGGCTTTGTACCGGAAGACCGTCGGGTGTTTCCTGAGCTCACCGTCTGGGAGAATCTTGACGTCGTCTGGCGACCTGAGAACTCTGAGTGGACCGAAGAACGTATCTTCGATATTTTCCCGGACCTCGCAGAACTGCGTCATCGAAACGGGGGACATCTTTCCGGCGGC
Encoded here:
- a CDS encoding ABC transporter substrate-binding protein, with protein sequence MSMKSKLSLLGMTAIALVMATGAQAQEGEPIRIGAAYPLTGPAATNGVLAALGHEMIIDKINAEGGILGRPVESFTRDSKGTPADATSAARDLITLDNADFIVGGFTSGEGLAISEVALQEEVIYIAASPKTIQMSEDNFHKYMFRTAANTNTEGGSAAIIMNDLGVKRICTMLLDYSYGHDLLKGFKAHLEELDPEAEIVTEVWPALDVSDYTPYITEVMNSDCTGVFSGIWGGLFVPFAKQAASFGLFDQKEHFVAAGEPGSQEIIEELGDDMPTGIWANSYEVWYYPDTEAHNEYLEELRQRLDTPYPPSWPITGYMAVQALAAGIEAAGNTDTDAVIDALEGLTYESAIGPQTIRESDHQANRGQYWGQIAESDEYDFKVLDPVRYIEADDIMD
- a CDS encoding ABC transporter ATP-binding protein, with the protein product MADPPIDLSVESISTFYGLSQILFDVSFTLGRGEVLALVGRNGVGKSTTMRSIAGLTPPKKGRIKWRGQDITGLASHRVCRSGIGFVPEDRRVFPELTVWENLDVVWRPENSEWTEERIFDIFPDLAELRHRNGGHLSGGQQQMLTIARTLMTSPKLLLLDEPSEGLAPLAIERMVNRIAVLKAEGLSIVLAEQNTEMVLALCERMHVMEKGVIRATLTPEEVQADESRLTHFLML
- a CDS encoding branched-chain amino acid ABC transporter permease; protein product: MPRSRLLLGAGIVGLLALLPLSGSTYLMYLSTQVLIFALFATSLNILIGYAGLVSFGHAAFFAIGGYGCAILLRTYEIPLLLAMPAALVMTAVLSALIGSLCVRLTSYYFSMLTLAFGQLVWAVVFKWRSMTGGDDGILRVISPSWIDTPASFFIFTLLMVTLAMLALWIVAHSPLGRTLMAIRENQVRAGFLGVHTRRVQLVAFTIAGTFAGLAGALFALFNRSIFPDSAWWLQSAEVLIMVVLGGMNSFFGPMVGALTLIVLSRFTLEVTAYWPGLLAIILLATLFFFPNGIAGLLKAKGKR
- a CDS encoding ABC transporter ATP-binding protein; this encodes MLEIKGLTKTFSGFTAVDNVSLTVKMGDIHGVIGPNGAGKSTLFNLITGHLIADTGEVRLYDERLTGLAPHDVVRRGLGRSFQRISVFPRMTVWENVQIALVAKDQQEFCFWKLLVSQNERIARLLETVRLEDEAQVVAGELSYGRQKQLELALALAGEPHVLLLDEPTAGMSPRETEDSILLITRIVKDRGVTLLFTEHDMNMVFGIANRITVLHHGAVIASDSPDAVRENSSVQEVYLGRPTH
- a CDS encoding branched-chain amino acid ABC transporter permease, whose amino-acid sequence is MMYATIQFLNGLSYGLSLFLVAAGLSIIFGVLRVLNFGHGTFYMLGGYIAYEAVSHIGLSDGGFWIAVALSGLVLAVLAAIIERLMLRNLYGREEVYQLLFTFALVLLLSDVIRGLWGTQVLSISFPPGLRGAQDLGLAYYPRYRLFLCLVGIVVAIGIWFVFQRTRWGRIIRAATQDREILGALGINVPLVYLVVFSAGAALAGIGGALAAPALALKPGMDAEIIVECFIVVIIGGLGSLWGAFIGAILIGQLRSIGLYFVPEWEIVLVYLLMVAILVFRPWGLLGKREGE
- a CDS encoding SMP-30/gluconolactonase/LRE family protein — encoded protein: MTVEVRDPRMRNIVAPGANLEVIGSGFLFTEGPLWHPVEHFLLFSDIPGNVIRRWDQKDGVQPFRQPSAMANGLTYDRQGRLVACHHQTSSVTRTELDGTIVTLATHYDGKELNSPNDIVVKSDGSIYFTDPTYGRKEFFGVARETELRHRGVYRLSPDGVLTLLVDDFAQPNGLCFSTDEDLLFVNDTEQGHVRVFDVHDDGSLGLGRVFAEPVGTGQGAPDGMKLDRDGNLYTTGPGGVHVFDAEGAILGVIQVPEVCANFTWGGQDLDIMFLAASTSLYTIKVEIPGKPAF